One genomic window of Rhinolophus ferrumequinum isolate MPI-CBG mRhiFer1 chromosome 23, mRhiFer1_v1.p, whole genome shotgun sequence includes the following:
- the KCNG1 gene encoding potassium voltage-gated channel subfamily G member 1 codes for MTLLPGDNSDYDYSALSCTSDASFHPAFLPQSQSLKGVFYRRAQRLRPQDEPRQGGPPEDRRRQIIINVGGIKYSLPWTTLEEFPLTRLGQLKACTNFDDILNVCDDYDVTCNEFFFDRNPGAFGIILTFLRAGKLRLLREMCALSFQEELLYWGIAEDHLDGCCKRRYLQKMEEFAEMVEREDEEEALDSEDHDSEGPAEGEGRLSRCMRRLRDMVERPHSGLPGKVFACLSVLFVTVTAVNLSISTLPSLREEEEQGQCSQMCHNVFIVESVCVGWFSLEFLLRFIQAPSKFSFLRSPLTLIDLVAILPYYITLLVDGAASSRRKPGTGNSYLDKVGLVLRVLRALRILYVMRLARHSLGLQTLGLTARRCTREFGLLLLFLCVAIALFAPLLYVIENEMADSPEFTSIPACYWWAVITMTTVGYGDMVPRSTPGQVVALSSILSGILLMAFPVTSIFHTFSRSYLELKQEQERLMFRRAQFLIKTKSQLSGMSQDSDILFGSASSDTRDKN; via the exons ATGACCCTCTTACCGGGAGACAATTCTGATTACGACTACAGCGCCCTGAGCTGCACCTCGGACGCCTCCTTCCACCCGGCCTTCCTCCCGCAGAGCCAGTCACTCAAGGGCGTCTTCTACCGCCGGGCGCAGCGGCTGCGACCCCAGGACGAGCCCCGCCAGGGCGGCCCGCCGGAGGACCGCCGGAGACAGATCATCATCAACGTGGGCGGCATCAAGTACTCGCTGCCCTGGACCACGCTGGAGGAGTTCCCGCTGACGCGGCTGGGCCAGCTCAAGGCCTGCACCAACTTCGACGACATCCTCAACGTGTGCGATGACTACGACGTCACCTGCAACGAGTTCTTCTTCGACCGCAACCCCGGGGCCTTCGGCATCATCCTGACCTTCCTGCGGGCGGGCAAGCTGCGGCTGCTGCGTGAGATGTGTGCCCTGTCCTTCCAGGAGGAGCTGCTGTACTGGGGCATCGCCGAGGACCACCTGGATGGCTGCTGCAAGCGCCGCTACCTGCAGAAGATGGAGGAGTTCGCTGAGATGGTGGAAcgggaggacgaggaggaggcgCTGGACAGTGAGGATCACGACAGCGAGGGCCCAGCCGAGGGGGAGGGCCGCCTGAGCCGCTGCATGCGGAGGCTGCGCGACATGGTGGAGAGGCCGCACTCGGGGCTGCCCGGCAAGGTGTTCGCCTGCCTCTCGGTGCTCTTTGTCACTGTCACCGCTGTCAATCTCTCCATCAGCACCTTGCCCAgcctgagggaggaggaggagcag GGCCAGTGCTCCCAGATGTGCCACAACGTCTTCATCGTGGAGTCGGTGTGCGTGGGCTGGTTCTCCCTCGAGTTCCTCCTGCGCTTCATCCAGGCGCCCAGCAAGTTCAGCTTCCTGCGGAGCCCGCTGACCCTGATTGACCTGGTGGCCATCCTGCCCTATTACATCACCCTGCTGGTGGACGGCGCTGCCTCGAGCCGCCGCAAGCCAGGCACGGGCAACAGCTACCTGGACAAGGTGGGGCTGGTGCTGCGGGTCCTGCGGGCCCTGCGCATCCTGTACGTCATGCGCCTGGCCCGCCACTCCCTGGGGCTGCAGACGCTGGGGCTCACAGCCCGCCGCTGCACCCGCGAGTTCGGGCTCCTGCTGCTCTTCCTGTGCGTGGCCATCGCCCTCTTTGCCCCCCTGCTCTACGTCATTGAGAACGAGATGGCCGATAGCCCGGAGTTCACCAGCATTCCCGCCTGCTACTGGTGGGCCGTCATCACCATGACAACGGTGGGCTATGGAGACATGGTCCCCAGGAGCACGCCCGGCCAGGTGGTGGCGCTCAGCAGCATCCTCAGCGGCATCCTTCTCATGGCCTTTCCGGTGACCTCCATCTTCCACACCTTTTCCCGTTCCTACCTGGAGCTCAAGCAGGAGCAGGAGAGGCTGATGTTCCGGAGGGCCCAGTTCCTCATCAAAACCAAGTCGCAGCTGAGTGGCATGTCCCAGGACAGTGACATCTTGTTCGGAAGTGCCTCCTCGGACACCAGAGACAAGAACTGA